One stretch of Bdellovibrionota bacterium DNA includes these proteins:
- a CDS encoding PilZ domain-containing protein, which produces MLEPVLALEKGDKGRAEVLVPTDYELEHLTKELSIFVRVEKSDITGLFLQVEGLNSEDQKKWDRLLKHLEDRLGKTARLHPRITIPEFNLGLSFLSGLESKGKIFDISVGGMKILSDIQVAPLETILFQFQIPETITSLSFAQGMSWQGIVRRCEQRGFGLEFVENPSFREKTKKLVDVLAKLRMQRLQYPRYVIYDFGVAGVLRSEYEEASQPVVLKDISISGSYLLIERMFPIDQPVTLEIRPNPNFSNLYDSLELRGRVLRGTPDGLVVTFSDLAKNQLSRLSGWIDEIAARYRGEAKIIDETKIVPKATLSVAYGSDLLFIHEYLYNLSAGGLLMPGVPFVNKGDVINFVLDLSGTSLAENFPEPPNFQATVVRTTEQGFGVQFSNPDEIRAQLDSVMGNLLRKEPTRKFWRLHETATKLYRKIEGRRFQFSFRLLSPSVTTVSLMSAGIAILLVLTYLQSEVKPRETVESLASPQVVRVVDKNRVREIVIGDVVDATFDKENGIRVILKDGTSVSGESLVGYLSLPLREKLETARQDVASRETEASLPKERSSFTPPPAHYVEKKPLAPPPRPLKMQ; this is translated from the coding sequence GTGTTAGAGCCCGTTCTTGCGTTAGAGAAGGGCGACAAAGGAAGGGCCGAAGTCTTGGTGCCTACCGATTACGAGCTGGAACATCTTACAAAAGAATTGTCCATTTTCGTTCGTGTAGAGAAGAGCGATATTACCGGACTCTTCCTGCAAGTCGAGGGCTTGAATTCGGAAGATCAAAAGAAATGGGACCGGCTTCTGAAACACTTGGAAGATCGTCTAGGGAAGACGGCCCGCCTTCATCCCCGAATTACGATTCCGGAATTCAATCTCGGCCTGTCTTTTCTGTCGGGTTTGGAAAGCAAAGGAAAAATCTTCGATATCAGTGTCGGCGGGATGAAAATTCTTTCAGACATACAAGTTGCGCCGTTAGAGACCATTTTATTCCAGTTTCAAATCCCTGAGACAATCACGTCTCTCTCCTTTGCACAGGGAATGTCATGGCAGGGAATCGTTCGCCGATGCGAACAGCGAGGATTCGGCCTGGAGTTTGTCGAGAACCCGAGCTTTCGCGAAAAAACGAAAAAATTGGTCGATGTGCTTGCGAAGCTGCGAATGCAACGCTTGCAGTATCCGCGGTACGTAATTTATGACTTTGGAGTAGCGGGCGTATTGCGCTCTGAGTATGAAGAAGCGTCTCAGCCCGTTGTATTAAAAGATATCAGCATCTCGGGAAGTTATCTTCTGATCGAAAGAATGTTTCCGATCGATCAGCCGGTGACGTTGGAAATCAGGCCGAATCCAAACTTCAGTAACCTGTACGATTCACTGGAACTCCGGGGACGAGTGCTCCGCGGAACGCCGGACGGCCTTGTGGTTACGTTTTCCGACCTTGCCAAGAACCAATTAAGTCGGTTGTCCGGATGGATTGACGAAATTGCGGCACGATACAGGGGCGAAGCCAAGATCATCGATGAAACGAAGATCGTACCCAAGGCCACGCTTTCGGTGGCCTATGGAAGCGATCTTCTTTTTATCCATGAGTACCTATACAACTTGAGTGCGGGTGGGCTTTTGATGCCCGGGGTTCCGTTCGTCAATAAGGGAGATGTCATCAACTTCGTCTTGGATCTGTCCGGAACATCTCTCGCCGAAAATTTTCCCGAGCCTCCAAATTTTCAAGCCACGGTAGTTCGAACCACGGAACAGGGGTTCGGCGTTCAATTTTCAAATCCGGATGAAATCCGGGCTCAATTGGATTCCGTTATGGGGAATCTCCTGCGCAAAGAACCAACTCGGAAGTTCTGGCGTCTCCACGAAACCGCGACCAAACTGTACAGAAAGATTGAAGGCCGTCGCTTTCAATTTTCATTTCGTCTCTTGTCTCCCTCGGTTACGACAGTTTCTCTGATGAGCGCAGGCATTGCGATTCTGTTGGTGTTGACCTATCTTCAAAGTGAGGTCAAACCAAGGGAAACGGTGGAATCTCTCGCCTCACCTCAAGTCGTTCGGGTCGTCGACAAGAATCGAGTTCGAGAAATTGTGATCGGCGATGTTGTGGACGCCACATTTGATAAGGAAAACGGAATCCGTGTAATCCTAAAAGACGGCACCTCCGTGTCGGGAGAATCTCTGGTCGGATATTTGAGTCTTCCGTTACGGGAGAAGCTGGAAACCGCTCGGCAAGATGTTGCCTCAAGAGAGACGGAAGCCAGTCTTCCAAAGGAGAGATCGTCGTTTACGCCACCCCCGGCCCATTATGTGGAAAAGAAACCGCTGGCGCCTCCACCTCGTCCGCTTAAGATGCAATAA